The nucleotide window ATTGTGGCAGAGTATCAGCACAAACCTGAATGATCCCGACCTGAAAAGTGTCAAAGCATCTGTTTTTATATAAGTGCTCACACTTTATTTGTTAGAGTGCATTTGATCAGCAGTACGTGACTGCTAACCTGTCCCACGGAGAAAGCAAGAGTGTGTTCATTTTTTCACAGGTCTGTGTAGAGTGCTGTGAAAGCCTTTTAAATCACATCACTGTATATGAGACTTATAGGAACTGATGTATTTTAACAGGAAAGTAGAAGCAGTCAGGTTCACTTCTGTTTCAATCCACGTCACATCAGGTCACGTACAGGTTACTGTGCCTTAACACAGAGTATTAAAAGAACAGCAGGTAGACTTGAGCTTGATCTCTTGGCTCTATGGACGGATGGAGACGTGGATGGCTCGTTCTTCTGccgctgtgtgtgtgcgctgacAGCAGAGGTACGGCACTAAACCTAGTTTACGATAGAAAGCTCTACTTTTTGTACTGATGTTGGTAAAATGttaattttgtccttttcactCAGTGACTCTTGTGAAAACCACTGGAAAAGGGCCAGACATCACTCCAGTGTGCACCAGTCAGAACCTGACTTTGGTTTTAGTGAAATGTTGgatcagcacagagagacacacaggggAAACCTGCTGCCAGCTATACAGACTACAGCAGCCACTAAAGTGCGGCTGTGACTCCAGGTTCACGCTGATAGACGTGAATCACACTGTGTTTCTCCACCTGACCAGTTTAACAGCAGCAGACAGTGGCAACTACACCTGCGAATGCTCATATGAAAGAGAAACTCAGGTTTTAAGTCTTAATATCACAGTGGAATGTAAGCTTGTTTGGTCTTTTTTATACTTTTCAAGATAATGTTGATCGtctctgatttatttattttgcgtCAATGTTCAGTAGAGGACGACACGTTTTCTGGCATGAAGTTCATGGCAACAGTCATCATCATCTCTGCTGTTGCTACGCTCATCATTGTGGTTGGGATAACGTGCTGTGTCACCCTGAGGAGAAATCCTCCCAGGTGAAAACTTTTTAACTTGTAAAATAACGCTTCATGATTTAAaaatgtcagattttttttagctTCTTTGAAAGCAGCACGAAGAGATGCCCACATCAGCAGGTTGGAGGTATTTAATGTTCACCCTGTAAACTCTGATGTTTTTATTCTAACAGAGAAAACCAACCAGGACCATCTAACTTAACCAGATCTGAAACTCTGCAGACTTTGGTGAGTTTGACGTAGTTCTGTTTCACACTTCTCAAAATGTTTAGGGTCATGTGACAGCGTGTCTATTTTCAAACAGCACTGTAATtaaatattataataaatattaaatatgtttaaatcCGAAATGTTGTTTAGGATGAAGTGGACCCCTACATGAGCCTTCAACACCCGACCACTGATGTCTACCAAACTATCTCGTCAGGTCGCCCCCAGCATGATGCTAACTCCAGTCCAGCTAcctgtgatgtcacagtgatgtACATTAATACTCAGGGAATAGAAGGAAAAGAGTTACATGTTGATTATGCAATCTATGAAACTATCAAGTACTAAGTTGGAAATATTCAATATCTACTTAGTATACAAGGTGCAGATAATATCTGTTTATAATATCTGTAAAGTAAAGAGagatattttgttgtacagaaAATGGGTCCTATAGACTAACATGTCAATCAGAGGGTAGAAAATGTGCTTAGAGGccttttttgttctgttgttttgtttttgcattttatgtAATTCTGTGTGAAACCATCAACTCCACAACTGTGAATCTCAGACAAATCTATATTATTATATTGCTTCATGTCTGTTTGTTTGattaaaatcacatttaatAAATACAGAATTTCTAATAAAGTATTTTTAATCCCAATCAATCACCTCATCCACACAGCTGCATCTCAAAGACCAGAGGATTGTACAGCACCACAAACTACCAGAGGCTGTACATGTGTCGGGTTTGACATGTGTGCATTAATCCTCTGTTGTTGCTTTGAAATGTTTTACAAAGATCAAGATGTGCCCCGCTGGGGTGGGTTTTAAAGTGACCTGAATAACACTTGAAAATAGGTAGATCTtcaaattgaatttaaaaaaaggaaaactttatAAAAGAGGGATGACTGTTCCAGAGATGGAGAAAGGTGTGTCACTTTTAGATGTTAAGTGGGAGTGTGGAACCACTAGAGGACTGCAGGGTTTGAGTGGATTTGGCTGACAGATGTAATGTGAGTGTTATTTGGTAACACATCAGTTACATGtaatatttacatttctttgcGTTTGGTTTTCCTTCAATGTTTTTGCTTCATGAATTATAATTTTAAACTAACAATAATGGGTGAGGCTACATTTGAATCCATAAAAGTACTTCCTGCTTTTACAGCAGCTCAGTCCTCTGAACTTGGGTAGCTGCAGAAACATGCAAAGGGGTGTATCCACCCTGCAGTACAGTAGAGTACAGTGTACACAACCAGCAGCAGTTAAAGAGTTGTTTAGATGTATTGACCAGT belongs to Maylandia zebra isolate NMK-2024a unplaced genomic scaffold, Mzebra_GT3a scaffold03, whole genome shotgun sequence and includes:
- the LOC101469185 gene encoding uncharacterized protein LOC101469185, producing the protein MDGWRRGWLVLLPLCVCADSRVTLVKTTGKGPDITPVCTSQNLTLVLVKCWISTERHTGETCCQLYRLQQPLKCGCDSRFTLIDVNHTVFLHLTSLTAADSGNYTCECSYERETQVLSLNITVELEDDTFSGMKFMATVIIISAVATLIIVVGITCCVTLRRNPPRENQPGPSNLTRSETLQTLDEVDPYMSLQHPTTDVYQTISSGRPQHDANSSPATCDVTVMYINTQGIEGKELHVDYAIYETIKY